In Xanthomonas theicola, a single genomic region encodes these proteins:
- a CDS encoding ferritin-like domain-containing protein: MQDADAGGDLLHAARLCLAASAPEDKVALTQRCAAAFAAGAMRVPAQPGEPEPIGMPGRPPRPLLVHPRDLPRRGLGSAEGRAAFIHAIAHIELNAIDLAWDAVYRFRGLPEAFYADWVAVAADEARHFLLLRDRLRALGYDYGDFAAHNGLWEMCEKTAHDGLARMALVPRVLEARGLDVTPGMIVKLRALGDDATVAILELILREEVAHVAAGSRWYRWYCERAGIEPRARFAELLRDYASGYLHGPFNLQARLLAGFDEDELMALRRQAG; the protein is encoded by the coding sequence ATGCAGGATGCGGACGCCGGCGGGGATCTGCTGCACGCGGCGCGGCTGTGCCTGGCCGCCAGCGCGCCCGAGGACAAAGTCGCGCTGACCCAGCGCTGCGCCGCTGCGTTCGCCGCCGGTGCAATGCGCGTGCCTGCGCAGCCCGGCGAACCCGAGCCGATCGGCATGCCTGGCCGCCCGCCGCGGCCGCTGTTGGTGCACCCGCGCGACCTGCCACGGCGCGGATTGGGCAGCGCCGAAGGCCGGGCCGCCTTCATTCACGCGATCGCGCATATCGAGCTCAACGCGATCGACCTGGCCTGGGACGCGGTGTACCGTTTCCGCGGGCTGCCCGAGGCGTTCTACGCCGACTGGGTGGCGGTGGCCGCCGACGAAGCGCGCCATTTCCTGCTGCTGCGCGATCGCCTGCGTGCGCTGGGCTACGATTACGGCGATTTCGCCGCGCACAACGGACTGTGGGAGATGTGCGAGAAGACCGCGCACGATGGCCTGGCGCGCATGGCGCTGGTGCCGCGCGTGCTGGAGGCGCGCGGGCTGGACGTGACCCCGGGCATGATCGTCAAGCTGCGTGCGCTCGGCGACGACGCCACCGTCGCGATCCTGGAACTGATCCTGCGCGAGGAGGTGGCGCATGTCGCCGCCGGCTCGCGCTGGTACCGCTGGTATTGCGAACGCGCCGGCATCGAGCCGCGCGCCCGTTTCGCCGAACTGCTGCGCGACTACGCCAGCGGCTATCTGCACGGCCCGTTCAATTTGCAGGCGCGGCTGTTGGCCGGCTTCGACGAGGACGAACTGATGGCATTGCGGCGCCAGGCCGGTTGA
- the purF gene encoding amidophosphoribosyltransferase: MCGIVGIVGNQNVAAQLYDGLAVLQHRGQDAAGIATADGTRLRVQKANGLVRDVFDEKRMAVLEGRVGIAHCRYPTAGSEGMDEAQPFYVNSPYGIALAHNGNLINTEALRQQVFEADRRNINTDSDSEVLLNVFAYELDAQRMLTPEAAIRAVAGVHRRCKGGYAVVSVVLGLGLVAFRDPHGIRPLVLGKREGAEGDEYIVASESSALDILGFTRLRDVRPGEALVITGRGELFSEVCASPTGHTPCIFEYVYFARPDSMIDNVSVHKARMRMGMKLGEKILRLRPDHDIDTIIPIPDTSRDAALEMSNVLGVKYREGFVKNRYVGRTFIMPGQGERVKSVRRKLNPIHLEFRNRVVLLVDDSIVRGTTSRQIVQMAREAGARKVYLASAAPPVRYPNIYGIDMPAADELIAHGRSEQEIQEFLGCDWLIYQDLEDLETAVREGNPELKTFDSSCFNGQYTTGIEPGYFERILQLRSDEAKKKRRA; encoded by the coding sequence ATGTGTGGCATCGTCGGAATCGTCGGCAACCAGAATGTCGCAGCGCAACTGTACGACGGCCTGGCCGTGCTGCAGCACCGCGGTCAGGATGCCGCAGGCATCGCCACTGCCGATGGCACCCGCTTGCGCGTGCAGAAGGCCAACGGCCTGGTCCGTGACGTCTTCGACGAGAAGCGCATGGCGGTGCTCGAAGGCCGGGTCGGCATCGCCCACTGCCGCTACCCCACCGCCGGCTCCGAAGGCATGGACGAGGCGCAGCCGTTCTACGTCAATTCGCCCTACGGCATCGCGCTGGCGCACAACGGCAACCTGATCAACACCGAGGCGCTGCGCCAGCAGGTGTTCGAGGCCGACCGGCGCAACATCAACACCGACTCGGATAGCGAAGTGCTGCTGAACGTGTTCGCCTACGAACTGGACGCGCAGCGCATGCTGACCCCGGAAGCGGCGATCCGCGCGGTGGCCGGCGTGCACCGCCGCTGCAAGGGCGGCTATGCGGTGGTGAGCGTGGTGCTGGGCCTGGGCCTGGTCGCGTTCCGCGATCCGCACGGCATCCGTCCGCTGGTGCTGGGCAAGCGCGAGGGCGCGGAGGGCGACGAGTACATCGTCGCCTCCGAGTCGTCGGCGCTGGACATCCTTGGCTTCACCCGCCTGCGCGACGTGCGCCCCGGCGAAGCGCTGGTGATCACCGGCCGCGGCGAGCTGTTCTCCGAAGTCTGCGCCTCGCCCACCGGCCACACGCCGTGCATCTTCGAGTACGTGTACTTCGCGCGTCCGGACTCGATGATCGACAACGTCTCGGTGCACAAGGCGCGCATGCGCATGGGCATGAAGCTGGGCGAGAAGATCCTGCGCCTGCGCCCGGACCACGACATCGACACCATCATCCCGATCCCCGACACCTCGCGCGACGCGGCGCTGGAAATGTCCAACGTGCTCGGGGTCAAGTACCGCGAGGGCTTCGTCAAGAATCGCTACGTCGGCCGCACCTTCATCATGCCGGGGCAGGGCGAGCGGGTGAAGTCGGTGCGCCGCAAGCTCAACCCGATCCACCTGGAATTCCGCAACCGCGTGGTGCTGCTGGTGGACGATTCGATCGTGCGCGGCACCACCAGCCGCCAGATCGTGCAGATGGCGCGCGAGGCCGGCGCGCGCAAGGTGTACCTGGCCAGCGCCGCGCCGCCGGTGCGCTACCCGAACATCTACGGCATCGACATGCCGGCCGCCGACGAACTCATCGCGCACGGCCGCAGCGAGCAGGAGATCCAGGAATTCCTGGGCTGCGACTGGCTGATCTACCAGGACCTGGAAGACCTGGAGACCGCGGTGCGCGAGGGCAACCCGGAACTGAAGACCTTCGATTCCTCGTGCTTCAACGGCCAGTACACCACCGGCATCGAGCCGGGCTATTTCGAGCGCATCCTGCAACTGCGCTCGGACGAAGCGAAGAAGAAGCGCCGCGCCTGA
- a CDS encoding CvpA family protein, translating to MIDLVLLAVILVSALLGALRGFVGIVVGTLSWLLAGWATFQFGSDAGRWLADGARPSMTYYLGGYALTFVVVMAVVGVVGMVIRSAVRSTALSGTDRALGFGLGVLRGGFFAAVLVLLMSFTPLTREPAWRQSLLLPVLDPGVHWMRAQLPAWRMPQLSMQQMDLGKLPAAGDNAALGDALSASGLQDIMSKALGRPAASAQPGGDPAQDLPANIDPAQARPAATDPARVEPNGQARPPSQ from the coding sequence ATGATCGATCTGGTGCTGCTGGCGGTGATCCTGGTCTCGGCACTGCTCGGCGCCTTGCGCGGCTTCGTCGGCATCGTGGTCGGCACGCTGTCGTGGCTGCTGGCCGGGTGGGCCACCTTCCAGTTCGGCAGCGATGCCGGGCGCTGGCTGGCCGACGGCGCGCGTCCGAGCATGACCTACTATCTGGGCGGCTATGCGCTGACCTTCGTGGTGGTGATGGCGGTGGTCGGCGTTGTCGGCATGGTGATCCGCAGCGCGGTCCGTTCCACTGCGCTGTCCGGCACCGACCGTGCGCTGGGCTTCGGCCTGGGGGTGCTGCGCGGCGGGTTCTTCGCCGCGGTGCTGGTGTTGCTGATGAGCTTCACCCCACTGACCCGCGAGCCGGCCTGGCGCCAGTCGCTGCTGCTGCCGGTGCTGGATCCGGGGGTGCACTGGATGCGCGCGCAGCTGCCGGCCTGGCGCATGCCGCAACTGAGCATGCAGCAGATGGATTTGGGCAAGTTGCCCGCGGCAGGCGATAATGCCGCCCTGGGCGATGCCCTGTCGGCCAGCGGCCTGCAGGACATCATGTCCAAGGCCCTGGGGCGTCCAGCCGCATCGGCGCAGCCCGGCGGCGATCCGGCGCAGGATCTGCCTGCGAACATCGATCCGGCGCAGGCGCGTCCGGCAGCGACCGATCCGGCGCGCGTCGAACCCAACGGCCAGGCACGGCCACCTTCCCAATAG
- a CDS encoding SPOR domain-containing protein, giving the protein MDTVLKQRLIGALVLVALAVIFLPMLVKGPAPDSGVANVPLKVPDAPADGQFQTRELPLVTPGDAPTGGAVGMAGAPAAPAPVQNNPDAADLADPASAGSAAQPLPPTMAAGNYAVNFGAYATPGDADAVIARLKQAQLPGFRETATIGGRQAWRVRIGPYADRAQAESVRLQAVRVRNDVNAQVVTLDAASATSVAAAAARAAAAPARTQPLPPEPAKPVAAAKPPVATAPKPEPEPVKAAATPASVAAVKPAPSVPPAPAAAGTGFAVQLGAFGKSEDANALRDRVRAAGFSAFVEQVRTDKGALSRVRVGPVANRADAEQLRVQVAAKVGISGMVRPHP; this is encoded by the coding sequence GTGGATACCGTCCTGAAACAGCGACTGATTGGCGCCCTTGTCCTGGTGGCGCTCGCCGTGATCTTCCTGCCGATGCTGGTCAAGGGTCCCGCGCCCGACAGCGGCGTCGCCAATGTCCCGCTGAAGGTCCCGGACGCCCCGGCCGACGGCCAGTTCCAGACCCGTGAGCTGCCGCTGGTGACGCCGGGCGATGCGCCAACCGGCGGTGCCGTGGGCATGGCCGGCGCGCCTGCGGCGCCCGCGCCGGTGCAGAACAACCCCGATGCCGCCGACCTGGCCGACCCGGCATCCGCCGGTAGCGCCGCCCAGCCGCTGCCGCCGACGATGGCGGCCGGCAACTATGCGGTCAATTTCGGCGCCTACGCCACTCCGGGCGACGCCGATGCGGTGATCGCGCGGCTCAAGCAGGCGCAGTTGCCGGGCTTCCGCGAGACCGCCACGATCGGCGGGCGCCAGGCCTGGCGGGTACGGATCGGCCCGTATGCCGACCGTGCTCAGGCCGAGTCGGTGCGCCTGCAGGCAGTCAGGGTGCGCAACGACGTCAATGCGCAGGTGGTGACCCTGGACGCAGCGAGCGCCACCTCGGTGGCTGCCGCCGCGGCCCGGGCCGCCGCCGCACCGGCCCGGACCCAGCCCTTGCCACCGGAGCCGGCCAAGCCGGTGGCTGCGGCCAAGCCGCCTGTCGCCACGGCGCCCAAGCCTGAGCCCGAGCCGGTCAAGGCGGCCGCGACGCCGGCCTCGGTCGCCGCGGTCAAGCCGGCCCCGAGCGTGCCGCCGGCGCCGGCCGCGGCCGGTACCGGCTTCGCCGTGCAACTGGGCGCCTTCGGCAAGTCCGAGGACGCCAACGCGTTGCGCGACAGGGTCCGCGCCGCCGGCTTCAGCGCCTTCGTCGAGCAGGTGCGGACCGACAAGGGCGCCTTGAGCCGGGTGCGGGTCGGCCCGGTGGCCAACCGCGCCGACGCCGAGCAACTGCGCGTGCAGGTCGCGGCGAAGGTCGGCATCAGCGGTATGGTACGTCCACATCCTTGA
- the folC gene encoding bifunctional tetrahydrofolate synthase/dihydrofolate synthase, which yields MKTLPEWLAYIEQQHPQDIAMGLERVREVAARMGLIRPAKKVVTVGGTNGKGSTVAFVEAIARAGGWAVGSYTSPHLLRYNERVRLGGEEASDAQLVSGFAAVEAARGQTPLTYFEYGTLAALWLFQQAALDLVVLEVGLGGRLDAVNLVDADVAVITTVDIDHTDWLGGDREAIGAEKAGIARPWKPLVLGEIDPPSSVLRRAYAIGANAIRAGSDFFHESIDADHWRWRDVGTELELQTPQLRAPVQRANAATAIAALRALRKGLPRTAYAEGIAAARLHGRLQPFMRDGVEVLVDVGHNPQAARALAATLQAQPCAGVTRAVFAALADKDAAGVVQALAGQVGAWHLAGLPGARGQSGAQLQARLAATDAAAASVADSVARALQQALAQARRGDRVLVFGSFHTAADALHWLHSAA from the coding sequence ATGAAAACCCTCCCCGAATGGCTCGCCTACATCGAGCAGCAGCACCCGCAGGACATCGCGATGGGCCTGGAGCGCGTGCGTGAGGTGGCCGCGCGCATGGGCCTGATCCGGCCGGCGAAGAAGGTCGTGACCGTCGGCGGCACCAACGGCAAAGGCTCGACCGTGGCCTTCGTCGAGGCGATCGCGCGCGCCGGCGGCTGGGCGGTGGGCAGCTACACCTCGCCGCACCTGCTGCGCTACAACGAGCGGGTACGCCTTGGCGGCGAAGAGGCCAGCGACGCGCAACTGGTGTCCGGCTTCGCGGCGGTGGAGGCCGCGCGCGGGCAGACGCCGCTGACCTATTTCGAGTACGGCACGCTGGCGGCGCTGTGGCTGTTCCAGCAGGCCGCGCTGGACCTGGTGGTGCTGGAAGTGGGCCTGGGCGGGCGCCTGGATGCGGTGAACCTGGTCGATGCCGACGTGGCGGTGATCACCACTGTCGACATCGACCACACCGACTGGCTCGGCGGCGACCGCGAGGCGATCGGTGCGGAGAAGGCCGGCATCGCGCGGCCGTGGAAACCGCTGGTGCTGGGCGAGATCGATCCGCCGTCGAGCGTGCTGCGCCGCGCCTATGCGATCGGCGCCAATGCGATCCGCGCCGGCAGCGATTTCTTCCATGAGTCGATCGACGCCGACCACTGGCGCTGGCGCGATGTCGGCACCGAGTTGGAGCTGCAGACCCCGCAGCTGCGCGCACCGGTGCAGCGCGCCAATGCCGCCACCGCCATCGCCGCGCTGCGCGCGCTGCGCAAGGGCTTGCCGCGCACCGCTTACGCCGAGGGCATCGCCGCGGCGCGGCTGCACGGACGCCTGCAACCGTTCATGCGCGACGGCGTGGAGGTGCTGGTCGATGTCGGCCACAACCCGCAGGCCGCGCGTGCGCTGGCCGCGACGCTGCAGGCGCAGCCGTGCGCCGGCGTCACCCGCGCGGTGTTCGCCGCGCTGGCCGACAAGGACGCGGCGGGCGTGGTGCAGGCGCTGGCCGGACAGGTCGGCGCCTGGCATCTGGCCGGGCTGCCCGGCGCGCGCGGGCAGAGCGGCGCGCAGTTGCAGGCGCGCCTGGCGGCGACCGATGCAGCCGCCGCCAGCGTCGCCGACAGCGTGGCGCGGGCGCTGCAGCAGGCCCTGGCGCAGGCGCGGCGCGGCGACCGGGTGCTGGTGTTCGGTTCGTTCCACACCGCCGCCGATGCCTTGCACTGGCTGCATTCAGCCGCTTGA
- a CDS encoding histidine phosphatase family protein, with the protein MRILLARHGETPWNAEGRYQGQIDIPLSPLGEAQAQALGARLREVPLTRAVASPLSRAQSTARHALGAQREAMLLADPDLQEIAHGEWEGLLASEINEKDPARLRAWREEPDTVLMPGGESLRQVLDRSWRGLTRAAEGLGEDDTLLVVAHDAVNRVILCRVLGLPIAKLWSFRQAPTTLNLLEGPDVEHLEVVRLNDCAHHTPFFGEAKHRAL; encoded by the coding sequence ATGCGCATCCTGCTCGCTCGTCACGGCGAAACCCCGTGGAACGCCGAAGGCCGCTACCAGGGCCAGATCGACATCCCGCTGTCGCCGCTTGGCGAAGCGCAGGCGCAGGCGCTCGGCGCCCGGCTGCGCGAGGTGCCGCTGACCCGCGCAGTGGCCTCGCCGCTGTCGCGTGCGCAGAGCACGGCCCGCCACGCACTGGGTGCGCAGCGCGAAGCGATGCTGCTAGCCGATCCGGACCTGCAGGAAATCGCCCATGGCGAATGGGAGGGCCTGCTCGCCAGCGAGATCAACGAGAAGGATCCGGCGCGGCTGCGCGCCTGGCGCGAGGAACCGGACACGGTGCTGATGCCGGGCGGCGAGTCGCTGCGCCAGGTGCTGGACCGTTCCTGGCGCGGTCTGACTCGCGCCGCCGAGGGCCTGGGGGAGGACGACACCTTGCTGGTGGTGGCGCACGATGCGGTCAACCGGGTGATCCTGTGCCGGGTGCTGGGCCTGCCGATCGCCAAGCTGTGGAGTTTCCGCCAGGCGCCGACCACGCTGAATCTGCTCGAAGGCCCGGATGTGGAACATCTGGAAGTGGTGCGCCTGAACGACTGCGCGCACCATACGCCGTTCTTCGGCGAGGCCAAGCATCGGGCGCTGTAG
- the tdh gene encoding L-threonine 3-dehydrogenase, translated as MAQTMKALVKRDAAKGIWLEQVPVPVPGPNDVLIKLEKTAICGTDLHIYLWDEWSQRTIRPGLTIGHEFVGRIAELGSAVTGYQVGQRVSAEGHIVCGHCRNCRGGRPHLCPNTVGIGVNVNGAFAEFMLMPASNLWPIPDQIPSELAAFFDPYGNAAHCALEFDVIGEDVLITGAGPIGIIAAGICKHIGARNVVVTDVNDFRLKLAADMGATRVVNVANASLKEVMADLHMEGFDVGLEMSGNPRAFNDMLDCMYHGGKIAMLGIMPRGAGADWDKIIFKGLTVQGIYGRKMYETWYKMTQLVLSGFPLGKVLTHQLTIDEFQKGFDLMEEGKAGKVVLSW; from the coding sequence ATGGCGCAAACAATGAAGGCGCTGGTCAAGCGCGACGCAGCCAAGGGCATCTGGCTGGAACAGGTGCCGGTGCCGGTGCCCGGCCCGAACGACGTGCTGATCAAGCTGGAGAAGACCGCGATCTGCGGCACCGACCTGCACATCTATCTGTGGGACGAATGGAGCCAGCGCACGATCAGGCCTGGCCTGACCATCGGCCACGAGTTCGTCGGCCGCATCGCCGAGCTCGGCTCGGCGGTCACCGGCTACCAGGTCGGCCAGCGCGTGTCGGCCGAAGGCCACATCGTCTGCGGCCACTGCCGCAACTGCCGTGGCGGCCGCCCGCACCTGTGCCCGAACACGGTCGGTATCGGCGTCAACGTCAATGGCGCCTTCGCCGAATTCATGCTGATGCCGGCCAGCAACCTGTGGCCCATCCCCGACCAGATCCCGTCCGAGCTGGCCGCGTTCTTCGACCCCTACGGCAACGCCGCGCACTGCGCGCTGGAGTTCGACGTGATCGGCGAGGACGTGCTGATCACCGGTGCCGGCCCCATCGGCATCATCGCCGCCGGCATCTGCAAGCACATCGGTGCGCGCAACGTGGTCGTCACCGACGTCAACGATTTCCGCCTCAAGCTGGCCGCCGACATGGGCGCCACCCGCGTGGTCAACGTCGCCAACGCCTCGCTCAAGGAGGTGATGGCCGACCTGCACATGGAGGGCTTCGACGTCGGCCTGGAGATGAGCGGCAACCCGCGCGCGTTCAACGACATGCTCGACTGCATGTACCACGGCGGCAAGATCGCCATGCTCGGGATCATGCCGCGCGGCGCCGGCGCCGACTGGGACAAGATCATCTTCAAGGGCCTGACGGTGCAAGGCATCTACGGCCGCAAGATGTACGAGACCTGGTACAAGATGACCCAGCTGGTGCTGTCCGGCTTCCCGCTCGGCAAGGTGCTCACCCACCAGCTGACCATCGACGAGTTCCAGAAGGGCTTCGACCTGATGGAAGAAGGCAAGGCCGGCAAGGTGGTGCTGAGCTGGTAG
- a CDS encoding TorF family putative porin: protein MNKIKLGAALAVALAASPLNALAQDEAPASPFTGSYGVVSDYVFRGVSQTQEDPAFQAGITYTSPFGLYVGGWGSNVDFGEGDPDWEVDGFIGYNVDFSENWNFDVMVNRYAYPGAGGSNYNELITKTKFLKTYALTVAYTDDVYGLDEDSFYYALDGNWTLPHDFSIGAHVGRTTYANALAQYHDYTDYSVSVGKMVGPLALNVGYYDTDNKGNQNFGKKLADHRVAVSATIAF from the coding sequence GTGAACAAGATCAAGCTTGGTGCCGCCCTGGCCGTGGCGCTGGCCGCCTCTCCGTTGAACGCATTGGCCCAGGACGAGGCGCCCGCATCGCCGTTTACCGGCTCCTACGGCGTGGTCAGCGACTACGTGTTCCGCGGCGTGTCGCAGACCCAGGAAGACCCGGCGTTCCAGGCCGGCATCACCTATACCTCGCCGTTCGGCCTGTACGTCGGCGGCTGGGGCTCCAACGTCGACTTCGGCGAGGGCGACCCGGATTGGGAAGTGGACGGCTTCATCGGCTACAACGTCGATTTCTCCGAGAACTGGAACTTCGACGTGATGGTCAATCGCTACGCCTATCCAGGTGCCGGTGGTTCGAACTACAACGAGTTGATCACCAAGACAAAGTTCCTGAAGACCTATGCGCTGACCGTTGCCTACACCGACGATGTGTATGGCCTGGACGAGGACAGCTTCTACTACGCGCTGGACGGGAATTGGACGCTGCCGCACGACTTCAGCATCGGTGCGCACGTCGGCCGTACCACCTATGCCAACGCGCTGGCCCAGTACCATGACTACACCGACTACAGCGTCAGCGTCGGCAAGATGGTCGGACCGCTGGCGCTGAACGTGGGTTACTACGACACCGACAACAAGGGCAACCAGAACTTCGGCAAGAAGCTGGCCGACCACCGCGTCGCGGTCTCGGCGACGATCGCGTTCTGA
- a CDS encoding sulfate/molybdate ABC transporter ATP-binding protein, with translation MTIRVQHLGKRFDDFAALDDVSLDIRQGELLALLGPSGSGKTTLLRVIAGLEHADAGRVLIDGEDATGLPVQSRRVGFVFQHYALFRHMTVRDNIAFGLRVRRGAERWAESRIRARVTELLALVQLDGLEARYPTQLSGGQRQRVALARALAIEPRVLLLDEPFGALDAQVRRDLRRWLRDLHDRTGLTTVFVTHDQEEALELADRVAILNRGRIEQLGSPADVYDHPVSPFVYGFVGVVNRLPAQLHDGQLQVAGLALPAPDTPLSSGPVDLYVRPEDLAPGASGWAATVLWSQRSGSRLRLRAQLAHGQDEVEVELPAGEGATRYAPGQVVQLSARRFGVFAQGS, from the coding sequence ATGACCATCCGCGTACAGCACCTGGGCAAGCGTTTCGACGATTTCGCCGCGCTCGACGACGTCAGCCTGGACATCCGCCAGGGCGAACTGCTGGCGCTGCTGGGGCCGTCCGGCTCGGGCAAGACCACGCTGCTGCGGGTGATCGCCGGGCTGGAGCATGCCGACGCCGGGCGCGTGCTGATCGACGGCGAGGACGCGACCGGGCTGCCGGTGCAGTCGCGCCGGGTCGGCTTCGTGTTCCAGCACTACGCGCTGTTCCGGCACATGACGGTGCGCGACAACATCGCCTTCGGCCTGCGCGTGCGCCGCGGCGCCGAGCGCTGGGCCGAGTCGCGCATCCGCGCGCGCGTGACCGAGCTGCTCGCGCTGGTGCAGTTGGACGGGCTGGAGGCGCGCTATCCGACCCAACTGTCCGGCGGCCAGCGCCAGCGCGTGGCATTGGCCCGCGCGCTGGCGATCGAGCCGCGCGTGCTGCTGCTGGACGAACCGTTCGGCGCGCTCGACGCGCAGGTGCGGCGCGACCTGCGGCGCTGGCTGCGCGATCTGCACGACCGCACCGGGCTGACCACGGTGTTCGTCACCCACGACCAGGAAGAGGCGCTGGAGCTGGCCGACCGCGTGGCGATCCTCAATCGCGGGCGCATCGAGCAACTCGGCAGCCCGGCCGACGTCTACGACCACCCGGTGTCGCCGTTCGTGTACGGCTTCGTCGGCGTGGTCAATCGGTTGCCGGCGCAGTTGCACGACGGCCAGTTGCAGGTCGCCGGGCTGGCGCTGCCGGCGCCGGACACGCCGCTGTCCAGCGGCCCGGTCGACCTGTACGTGCGCCCGGAAGATCTCGCCCCCGGCGCCAGCGGCTGGGCGGCGACGGTCCTGTGGTCGCAGCGCAGCGGGTCGCGCCTGCGCCTGCGCGCGCAGCTGGCGCATGGCCAGGACGAGGTGGAAGTCGAGTTGCCGGCAGGCGAGGGCGCAACGCGCTATGCGCCGGGCCAGGTCGTGCAGCTGAGCGCGCGCCGCTTCGGCGTGTTCGCCCAGGGTAGTTGA
- the cysW gene encoding sulfate ABC transporter permease subunit CysW, which yields MNDTVSTLTVPLPENALSASLPAVRRRAASVTTEPRWVQALLILGALGFLLSFLFLPLLLVFVEAVRSGLGVFWRAVSDPDALAAIRLTLLVTAIVVPLNLVFGVAAAWAVSKHRFPGKRLLVSLIDLPFSVSPVVAGLVFILIFGRSGWAWPLIDEGWRLHLPVFGEVLLQLPRIVFALPGIVLATTFVTFPFIARELMPLMEQQGSDEELAALSLGASGWQMFWRVTLPNIRWGLLYGVLLCSARAMGEFGAVSVVSGHIRGRTNTLPLHVEILYNEYAYSAAFACASLLALTALLTLALKSYLEWRHGESLAANHRH from the coding sequence ATGAACGATACCGTGTCCACGTTGACCGTCCCGCTCCCGGAGAATGCGTTGAGCGCATCGCTGCCTGCCGTCCGCCGCCGCGCTGCATCGGTCACCACCGAGCCGCGGTGGGTGCAGGCGCTGCTGATCCTCGGCGCGTTGGGCTTCCTGCTGTCGTTCCTGTTCTTGCCGCTGCTGCTGGTGTTCGTCGAGGCGGTGCGCAGCGGCCTGGGCGTGTTCTGGCGGGCGGTGTCCGATCCGGATGCGCTGGCGGCGATCCGCCTGACCCTGCTGGTGACTGCGATCGTGGTGCCGCTGAACCTGGTGTTCGGCGTGGCCGCGGCCTGGGCGGTGAGCAAGCACCGCTTCCCGGGCAAGCGCCTGCTGGTGAGCCTGATCGACCTGCCGTTCTCGGTGTCGCCGGTGGTCGCCGGCCTGGTCTTCATCCTGATCTTCGGCCGCAGCGGCTGGGCCTGGCCGCTGATCGACGAGGGCTGGCGGCTGCACCTGCCGGTGTTCGGCGAGGTGCTGCTGCAGTTGCCGCGGATCGTGTTCGCGCTGCCCGGCATCGTGCTGGCGACGACCTTCGTCACCTTCCCGTTCATCGCCCGCGAGCTGATGCCGCTGATGGAGCAGCAGGGCAGCGACGAGGAACTGGCGGCGCTGAGCCTGGGCGCCAGCGGCTGGCAGATGTTCTGGCGGGTGACCCTGCCCAACATCCGCTGGGGCCTGCTGTACGGCGTGCTGCTGTGCAGTGCGCGGGCGATGGGCGAGTTCGGCGCGGTGTCGGTGGTGTCCGGGCATATCCGCGGGCGCACCAACACGCTGCCGTTGCACGTGGAGATCCTCTACAACGAGTACGCCTACAGCGCCGCGTTCGCCTGCGCCAGCCTGCTGGCCCTGACCGCGCTGCTGACCCTGGCGCTGAAGTCCTACCTGGAATGGCGCCACGGCGAATCGCTGGCCGCCAATCACCGACACTGA
- the cysT gene encoding sulfate ABC transporter permease subunit CysT — protein sequence MGVNAAAVARSSSRRRVIPGLGLSLGITLAWLGLVVLIPLLGVVLKTSGLGWHGVWQVWSEPRVLSALQVSFGTALAAAAFNAVMGTWVAWVFVRYRFPGKRLFDAMIDLPFALPTAVAGIALTALYGGNGWIGQWLEPLGLKIAYTRLGIVVALVFVGLPFVVRIVQPVLAEAEREVEEAAATLGAGRWQTIRRVVLPGLWPAVLTGFALAFARGIGEYGSVIFIAGNLPNATEIAPLLITIRLEEFDYPGATAIAAAMLLLSLLMLLVVNGVQARLARRGLAAH from the coding sequence ATGGGCGTGAATGCCGCCGCGGTCGCGCGATCCTCGTCGCGTCGCAGGGTGATCCCTGGGCTCGGCCTGAGCCTGGGGATCACGCTTGCGTGGCTGGGGCTGGTGGTGTTGATCCCGCTGCTGGGCGTGGTGCTCAAGACCAGCGGGCTGGGCTGGCACGGCGTGTGGCAGGTGTGGAGCGAGCCGCGGGTGTTGTCGGCGCTGCAGGTCAGCTTCGGCACCGCGTTGGCCGCCGCCGCGTTCAATGCGGTGATGGGCACCTGGGTGGCCTGGGTGTTCGTGCGCTACCGCTTTCCTGGCAAGCGCCTGTTCGACGCGATGATCGACCTGCCGTTCGCGCTGCCGACCGCGGTGGCCGGCATCGCGCTGACCGCGCTGTACGGCGGCAACGGCTGGATCGGGCAGTGGCTGGAGCCGCTGGGGCTGAAGATCGCCTACACCCGGCTCGGCATCGTGGTGGCGCTGGTGTTCGTCGGGCTGCCGTTCGTGGTGCGGATCGTGCAGCCGGTGCTGGCCGAGGCCGAGCGCGAAGTGGAAGAGGCCGCGGCCACGCTCGGCGCCGGCCGTTGGCAGACCATCCGCCGCGTAGTGCTGCCCGGGCTGTGGCCGGCGGTGCTGACCGGGTTCGCGCTGGCCTTCGCGCGCGGCATCGGCGAATACGGCTCGGTGATCTTCATCGCCGGCAACCTGCCCAATGCGACCGAGATCGCGCCGCTGCTGATCACCATCCGCCTGGAGGAATTCGACTACCCCGGCGCCACCGCGATCGCCGCGGCGATGCTGCTGCTGTCGTTGCTGATGCTGCTGGTGGTCAATGGCGTGCAGGCACGGTTGGCGCGGCGCGGCCTGGCGGCGCACTGA